The Synechococcus sp. Nb3U1 genome contains a region encoding:
- a CDS encoding Uma2 family endonuclease, which yields MPSAKGLLSDEPEMESSLHASQMLLLVSILEWLWLGREDYFIGYNLTVYFNREQLKTKDFRGPDFFLVKNVVQWPRPSWVVWEEGGRYPDLIIELLSDSTAQSDRTTKKALYQDIFRTPEYFWFSPESLEFVGWRLQGSHYQEIPGNEQGWRWSEALGLYLGIHDRKLRYFGPEGELIPTPAEAALQERQKFVQAQQQVELERQKAERLAAHLRSLGVDPEQLLS from the coding sequence ATGCCCTCTGCAAAGGGTTTATTGAGCGATGAACCGGAAATGGAAAGTTCACTTCATGCTTCCCAAATGTTGTTGTTGGTGAGCATTCTGGAATGGCTTTGGCTGGGTCGGGAAGATTACTTCATCGGGTATAACCTGACGGTCTATTTCAACCGGGAGCAACTGAAAACCAAAGACTTCCGCGGCCCTGATTTCTTCTTGGTCAAAAATGTGGTGCAATGGCCGCGCCCTTCTTGGGTGGTGTGGGAGGAAGGAGGACGATATCCGGATTTGATCATCGAGTTGCTGTCGGATTCCACTGCACAGAGCGATAGAACAACCAAGAAAGCCCTCTACCAAGATATCTTTCGGACACCCGAGTATTTCTGGTTTTCCCCTGAATCGCTGGAGTTTGTCGGCTGGCGCTTACAGGGATCCCACTACCAAGAGATCCCTGGCAATGAGCAGGGTTGGCGTTGGAGCGAAGCATTAGGCCTTTATCTGGGCATCCACGACCGTAAGCTACGCTATTTTGGCCCAGAGGGCGAGTTGATCCCCACACCTGCTGAAGCGGCCCTACAGGAGCGACAAAAATTTGTGCAAGCTCAGCAACAGGTGGAATTAGAACGACAAAAGGCCGAACGGCTAGCCGCCCATCTGCGTTCTTTGGGAGTTGATCCTGAGCAACTGCTGTCATGA